The proteins below come from a single Faecalibaculum rodentium genomic window:
- a CDS encoding phosphocarrier protein HPr: MKQVTVTVIDPVGLHARPATVAVNAASKFKSDVNVAFKGREVNMKSIMGVMSLGIPTQSEITISATGDDEEAAIEAIEEVLRAQKIIA; this comes from the coding sequence ATGAAACAAGTCACAGTTACAGTAATCGATCCGGTAGGTCTGCACGCACGTCCGGCCACCGTTGCAGTCAACGCAGCCAGCAAATTCAAATCCGACGTAAACGTTGCATTCAAGGGCCGTGAAGTGAACATGAAGTCCATCATGGGTGTTATGTCCCTGGGCATCCCCACACAGAGCGAAATCACGATCTCCGCAACCGGTGACGACGAAGAAGCTGCCATCGAGGCAATCGAAGAAGTGCTCCGCGCTCAGAAGATCATTGCCTGA
- a CDS encoding DUF523 domain-containing protein, producing MKVGVSACLMGERCRYDGKSKANPAVQAFLKDHDCILVCPECEGGLSCPRVPCELKNGRVIGRDGMDYTVAYERGAQRCLEKVKDCDLVILQPRSPSCGATQVHDGSFSGELVPGQGIFAARLKESNIPVLEADAF from the coding sequence GTGAAAGTGGGAGTCAGCGCCTGCCTGATGGGAGAGCGCTGCCGGTATGACGGGAAATCGAAAGCCAATCCGGCGGTACAGGCATTTCTGAAAGACCATGACTGTATCCTGGTCTGTCCTGAGTGTGAAGGCGGACTGAGCTGTCCGCGGGTACCGTGTGAACTGAAAAACGGCCGGGTGATCGGTCGTGACGGCATGGACTATACAGTGGCCTATGAGCGGGGTGCACAGCGCTGCCTGGAGAAGGTCAAAGACTGCGATCTCGTCATTCTTCAGCCGCGCAGTCCAAGCTGTGGAGCCACTCAGGTCCACGACGGCAGCTTCAGCGGCGAGCTGGTTCCCGGACAGGGGATCTTTGCTGCCAGGCTGAAAGAGTCGAATATTCCGGTTCTGGAAGCGGATGCATTTTGA
- a CDS encoding pyridoxal phosphate-dependent aminotransferase → MTKPINSTVAAMKPSGIRKFFDLASTMEGVISLGVGEPDFPTPWHICESAIDSMIDGNTHYTANRGLIQLRREIARFHEERYSQIYDPEKEIIVTVGGSEGVDLTMRTLVEPGDEVIVLDPNYVAYTPAIELAGGTAVPIRITKEHEFKLLPEDLAAAITDRTKAIILNFPSNPTGGVMTADDYAKLVPILLESGIYVISDEIYAELLFDGEFASPAQFAELREQVIVINGFSKAFAMTGWRLGYLLAPAALSSMMNKVHQYVIMAAPTPAQYAAVEAMKAGISDIEHMREDYRRRRNLLVRRLNRMGLPTILPHGTFYVFPDITSTGLSSEEFCARLLESQKVACVPGTAFGDSGEGHIRISYAYSLDHIKEACDRMEHFLDELRMKDTVLEEETVEIIEFRGE, encoded by the coding sequence ATGACCAAACCGATCAACAGCACCGTGGCTGCCATGAAGCCCTCGGGCATCCGGAAATTCTTCGATCTGGCAAGTACCATGGAAGGCGTGATCTCACTGGGAGTTGGCGAACCGGATTTTCCGACTCCCTGGCACATATGCGAAAGTGCCATCGATTCCATGATTGACGGCAATACCCATTACACGGCCAATCGCGGACTGATCCAGCTGCGCAGGGAAATCGCCCGGTTTCATGAAGAACGCTACAGCCAGATTTACGATCCGGAAAAGGAAATCATCGTCACGGTCGGCGGTTCTGAAGGGGTGGACCTCACCATGCGTACCCTGGTGGAGCCTGGAGATGAAGTGATCGTCCTGGACCCCAACTATGTTGCTTATACCCCGGCCATTGAACTCGCAGGCGGTACGGCCGTTCCCATCCGCATTACCAAAGAACACGAATTCAAGCTGCTGCCGGAAGACCTGGCTGCAGCAATCACAGACCGGACAAAGGCCATCATTCTCAACTTCCCCTCCAATCCCACCGGTGGTGTCATGACTGCCGATGACTATGCAAAGCTAGTCCCGATCCTCCTGGAATCCGGCATTTACGTAATCAGCGATGAAATATATGCCGAGCTTCTGTTTGACGGCGAGTTTGCATCTCCGGCCCAGTTCGCGGAACTGCGGGAACAGGTCATTGTCATCAACGGCTTCTCCAAGGCCTTTGCCATGACCGGCTGGCGCCTGGGCTATCTGCTGGCACCTGCGGCTCTGTCTTCCATGATGAACAAGGTACACCAGTATGTCATCATGGCCGCTCCCACACCTGCACAGTATGCAGCCGTGGAAGCCATGAAAGCCGGAATTTCGGACATTGAACATATGCGGGAGGATTATCGCAGGAGAAGAAATCTGCTGGTTCGCAGGCTGAACCGCATGGGACTGCCCACCATTCTGCCGCACGGCACCTTCTATGTATTCCCCGACATCACATCCACCGGACTGAGCAGCGAGGAATTCTGTGCCAGGCTGCTGGAATCACAGAAAGTGGCCTGTGTCCCGGGTACCGCATTCGGCGATTCAGGCGAAGGCCATATCCGGATCAGTTACGCCTACAGTCTCGATCACATCAAGGAAGCCTGTGACCGAATGGAGCATTTTCTGGATGAACTCCGCATGAAGGACACTGTTCTGGAAGAAGAAACTGTTGAAATCATCGAATTCAGGGGGGAGTGA
- a CDS encoding glucose-1-phosphate adenylyltransferase, translated as MEQNNMLAMILAGGRGTRLFDLTKKTAKPAVYFGGKYRIIDFPISNCANSNINVVGVLTQYEPVQLNAYAGAGQRWGLDTRGSGVYVLPPSEKDGTKFDVYAGTADAITQNIDFIDEFDPEYVLILSGDHIYKMDYDRMLSDHKANSADATIAVLQVPWKEASRFGIMAVNDESMITEFQEKPAEPKSNLASMGIYIFNWKLLRRELLLDAKNKDSSHDFGKDIIPALLAQDKRLYAWQFDGYWKDVGTIDSLWEANMDLLDKKSGLDLDDPNWKIYTSDVPVLPHYVGATGKVEHCYINQGATINGTAKDSVLFNGVTIDEGAVVEQSVLMPNVHIGKGAKVYRAIVAEDIKVDPEAEVGSLSSKEIKLVAKRVKKGE; from the coding sequence ATGGAACAGAACAACATGCTCGCAATGATTCTTGCGGGTGGACGCGGAACGCGGCTGTTCGATCTGACGAAGAAGACTGCCAAGCCGGCGGTTTACTTCGGCGGAAAATACCGGATCATCGACTTTCCGATTTCGAACTGCGCCAATTCCAACATCAACGTTGTCGGCGTCCTGACTCAGTATGAACCCGTGCAGCTGAATGCCTATGCAGGTGCCGGACAGCGCTGGGGCCTGGATACCAGGGGAAGCGGAGTCTATGTACTGCCGCCTTCGGAAAAAGACGGAACCAAATTCGATGTCTATGCCGGCACAGCTGACGCCATCACGCAGAACATCGATTTCATTGATGAATTCGATCCCGAATATGTGCTGATTCTCTCCGGTGACCACATCTACAAGATGGACTACGACCGGATGCTGTCGGACCACAAAGCCAACAGTGCAGACGCCACCATTGCGGTCCTGCAGGTCCCCTGGAAGGAAGCCAGCCGGTTTGGCATCATGGCTGTCAACGACGAGAGCATGATCACGGAATTCCAGGAAAAACCGGCGGAACCCAAGAGCAACCTGGCCAGCATGGGCATCTATATTTTCAACTGGAAGCTGCTGCGCAGGGAACTGCTGCTGGATGCCAAGAACAAGGATAGCTCCCACGATTTCGGCAAAGACATCATTCCGGCCCTTCTGGCACAGGACAAGCGCCTGTATGCCTGGCAGTTTGACGGCTACTGGAAGGATGTGGGAACGATCGATTCCCTGTGGGAAGCCAACATGGACCTTCTGGACAAGAAGAGCGGCCTGGACCTGGATGATCCCAACTGGAAGATCTACACCTCCGATGTACCGGTTCTTCCTCATTATGTGGGAGCCACGGGCAAGGTCGAACACTGCTACATCAACCAGGGTGCCACGATCAATGGCACTGCAAAGGATTCTGTCCTGTTCAACGGTGTCACCATTGACGAGGGTGCTGTGGTCGAGCAGTCTGTCCTGATGCCCAATGTCCACATCGGCAAGGGTGCAAAGGTATACCGTGCGATTGTTGCCGAAGACATCAAGGTGGATCCGGAGGCGGAAGTCGGGTCTCTTTCCAGCAAGGAAATCAAGCTTGTCGCCAAACGTGTGAAGAAAGGGGAGTAA
- the glgD gene encoding glucose-1-phosphate adenylyltransferase subunit GlgD, which yields MFNALGIVAYNDNSIYVEGLEKHRPIAAFNFLGRYRLMDFPVSNMANSGMDCIDVYTNGDPKVLFEHVGDGRHYNINSKHGHVGIIPVFTDGQRPSTVPDVQQYYNNLYQIERDVNEFVIIAPDNYIYKCNYADLLDTHAASGADVSILYQKIDTAREEFINCDILEFDKDHRVTAIDRNRGTNKNRNLSLMTYVMSKKVFVDLVKKARATSAMFWFRDILNASCADMNIKAVNYRGHVYSIYDLRSYFQSNLKMLNEENFKDFNDPDWPIYTRTNDSAPASYLPGGSTNRTFVSNGCQIAGEVTNSIVGRGVTIGKDASVDNCVILPGAEIGDNANLCNVVIDKGAHIVHKKDLAGTVDEPVYIDRRETV from the coding sequence ATGTTCAATGCACTTGGCATCGTTGCCTACAACGACAACAGCATTTACGTGGAGGGGCTGGAAAAGCACCGTCCGATTGCGGCCTTCAACTTCCTGGGCCGGTACCGGCTGATGGATTTCCCGGTTTCCAACATGGCCAATTCCGGCATGGACTGCATTGATGTCTATACCAACGGAGATCCCAAGGTCCTGTTTGAACACGTGGGAGACGGCCGTCACTACAACATCAACTCCAAGCATGGTCACGTAGGAATCATTCCTGTGTTCACCGACGGACAGCGTCCGAGCACTGTGCCCGATGTACAGCAGTATTACAACAACCTGTACCAGATCGAGCGCGATGTGAACGAGTTCGTGATCATTGCCCCGGACAACTATATCTACAAATGCAACTACGCCGACCTGCTGGATACCCACGCGGCTTCCGGTGCGGATGTATCCATTCTGTACCAGAAAATCGATACAGCCAGGGAAGAGTTCATCAACTGCGACATCCTGGAATTCGACAAGGACCACAGGGTCACGGCGATCGACCGCAACCGCGGGACGAACAAGAACCGGAACCTGTCCCTGATGACCTATGTCATGAGCAAGAAGGTATTCGTGGACCTAGTGAAGAAGGCGCGCGCCACTTCCGCCATGTTCTGGTTCCGTGACATCCTGAATGCCAGCTGTGCCGACATGAACATCAAGGCAGTCAACTATCGCGGTCATGTATATTCCATCTATGATCTCCGATCCTACTTCCAGAGCAACCTGAAGATGCTCAACGAAGAGAACTTCAAGGACTTCAACGATCCCGACTGGCCGATCTACACCCGCACCAATGATTCCGCACCGGCTTCCTACCTGCCCGGCGGCAGCACCAACCGCACATTTGTCTCCAACGGCTGTCAGATTGCCGGCGAAGTCACAAACTCCATCGTCGGACGCGGTGTGACCATTGGCAAGGATGCAAGTGTGGACAACTGCGTCATCCTGCCCGGTGCAGAAATCGGCGACAATGCCAACCTGTGCAATGTCGTGATCGACAAGGGCGCACACATTGTCCACAAGAAGGACCTGGCCGGCACTGTGGATGAACCGGTCTACATTGACAGAAGGGAGACTGTCTGA
- the glgA gene encoding glycogen synthase GlgA, which produces MASVLMVASEGLPFVKTGGLADVIGSLPGALADQGNEVKVVLPLYRKIAEKYMNDLYFCCEYTVSINYHEVPVRIWSTMVGPVAFFFVQHQGYFERDSLYGYDDDGERFAYFQKAVIEMFNQLNYWPNIVHCHDWQTAMIPCMVRETHDHDDRYRRLKFVLTLHNMAYQGNFGPEMLDSCLGLPWYLLDNGNVRYDGGISFLKSGILYSDKVTTVSPTYAQEILTPQFGEHLEMVLNMRKYDLWGIVNGIDLSVWNPATDPAIPHHYNKVNLKANKAKDKADLQRELGLEVNPNVMLVGVVSRLTWQKGFYLLMEQLSALAAAPIQLAILGSGEAKIEDAFRNMENEHKGKVCFYRGYNEDLAHRIYAGSDLFLMPSLFEPCGISQLCSMRYGTLPLVRETGGLKDTVTPYNEYDKSGNGFSFSSYNANELMHTLYYAADVYYNRKADWETLQTNAMNTDVSWAKSAATYNQLYNELVNR; this is translated from the coding sequence ATGGCATCGGTTCTCATGGTCGCTTCCGAAGGTCTCCCGTTTGTCAAAACCGGCGGACTGGCGGATGTCATTGGTTCTCTTCCCGGTGCCCTGGCCGACCAGGGTAATGAAGTGAAGGTGGTTCTTCCCCTGTACCGCAAGATTGCGGAAAAATACATGAACGACCTGTACTTCTGCTGCGAATACACAGTGTCCATCAACTATCATGAAGTGCCTGTCCGCATCTGGAGCACCATGGTGGGACCTGTGGCATTCTTCTTTGTACAGCACCAGGGATATTTCGAACGGGATTCCCTGTACGGCTATGACGATGACGGTGAGCGTTTCGCCTATTTCCAGAAGGCCGTCATCGAAATGTTCAACCAGCTGAACTACTGGCCCAACATTGTGCACTGCCACGACTGGCAGACAGCCATGATTCCCTGCATGGTACGGGAAACGCATGATCACGATGACCGGTACCGCCGTCTGAAATTCGTTCTTACGCTGCACAACATGGCGTATCAGGGCAACTTTGGTCCCGAAATGCTGGATTCCTGCCTGGGACTTCCCTGGTACCTGCTGGACAACGGCAATGTCCGGTATGACGGTGGTATTTCCTTCCTGAAGTCCGGTATTCTGTACAGCGACAAAGTTACCACTGTATCCCCGACCTATGCGCAGGAGATCCTGACACCGCAATTTGGCGAACACCTGGAAATGGTACTCAATATGCGCAAGTACGACCTGTGGGGCATCGTGAACGGAATCGACCTGTCTGTCTGGAACCCCGCAACAGATCCCGCCATTCCACATCACTACAACAAAGTGAACCTCAAGGCCAACAAAGCGAAGGACAAGGCTGACCTGCAGCGGGAACTGGGCCTGGAAGTCAATCCGAATGTCATGCTGGTGGGGGTTGTATCGCGCCTGACCTGGCAGAAGGGATTCTATCTGCTCATGGAACAGCTCTCCGCACTTGCAGCCGCCCCGATCCAGCTGGCAATTCTTGGCAGCGGTGAAGCGAAGATCGAGGATGCGTTCCGCAACATGGAGAACGAACACAAGGGCAAGGTGTGCTTCTACCGAGGCTACAACGAGGACCTGGCACACCGGATCTATGCAGGCAGCGACCTTTTCCTGATGCCGTCCCTGTTCGAACCCTGCGGTATTTCCCAGCTTTGTTCCATGCGGTATGGAACGCTTCCGCTGGTACGTGAAACCGGCGGTCTGAAGGATACCGTCACGCCCTACAACGAATATGACAAATCCGGCAACGGATTCAGCTTCTCTTCCTACAACGCCAACGAGCTTATGCATACGCTGTATTATGCAGCAGATGTGTACTACAACCGGAAAGCCGACTGGGAAACGCTGCAGACCAATGCCATGAATACGGATGTATCATGGGCGAAATCCGCGGCCACCTACAATCAGCTGTACAACGAACTGGTTAACCGGTGA
- a CDS encoding DUF6431 domain-containing protein: protein MIAVKFCRSLSNDMIMVPGNHPEINSSFQNGYQKTCNRFFAGTRKCPDCHDGKLYRHGSYLRSFESPVNGVRDEVLIQRAKCSVCGKTHALIPAELVPFSRVPLLAQFLIAVKAGLFKGPDRTLRQAECELARYALPPVVIRYISKHIAQYWSDFLSLFLDATLEELCLLAWKDRNKQLFQMSRYEIAQSFPPFHTAFMTHPVSSAMMTS from the coding sequence TTGATTGCCGTCAAGTTCTGCCGCTCCCTGTCTAATGACATGATTATGGTACCGGGAAATCACCCTGAAATCAATTCATCTTTCCAGAATGGATATCAAAAAACTTGTAACAGGTTCTTCGCTGGTACCAGGAAATGCCCTGATTGCCATGATGGTAAGCTGTACCGTCATGGTTCCTATCTCCGCAGTTTCGAAAGTCCCGTAAACGGCGTTCGTGACGAGGTGCTGATCCAGCGTGCAAAATGTTCCGTATGCGGTAAAACTCATGCCCTCATCCCCGCTGAACTTGTTCCCTTCTCCCGCGTTCCGCTGCTGGCACAATTCCTGATAGCGGTCAAGGCCGGCCTGTTCAAAGGCCCTGATCGCACTCTCCGTCAGGCAGAGTGCGAACTTGCCCGTTACGCTTTGCCTCCTGTCGTGATCCGCTATATCTCCAAACACATCGCCCAATACTGGTCTGATTTCCTTTCACTATTCTTAGACGCCACGCTGGAGGAATTGTGTCTTTTAGCCTGGAAAGACAGGAATAAACAGCTTTTCCAAATGTCTAGATATGAGATCGCACAAAGTTTTCCACCATTCCACACAGCTTTTATGACTCACCCCGTATCCTCTGCGATGATGACATCGTGA
- a CDS encoding phospho-sugar mutase: MSIVEERYEKWVNHPNLDPRYKEVLAEMTPEEKNDAFYTTIEFGTAGMRGLLGPGTNRINIHTIRKATQGFAEYIKEHGEKACEEGIAIGYDNRHMSRELAFDCADLLAKNGIKAYVFKSLRPTPELSFAVRHLGCFGGIMITASHNPKEYNGYKLYDSKGCQLVPDLAAQVIDRVNAIDDELAIETNITEDQKKLVQVIGKDVDEPYYENVLSIQLNPDVEKDITIVFSPEHGTANVPVREIYKRTGYHDIPVEEQCTPDPDFSQTPTPNPEQPGAYELALKYAADNDADIILVCDPDADRMGVGVKHDGEYVVMTGNQSGAVLLEYILSQLHAQGKMPDNPVMFNTVVTSDLGEKVAADHGVETEKTLTGFKFIGEKVAKYEQTHEKNYVFGYEESYGSLIKPFVRDKDAPQACLMLAEAAAYYKKQGKDLVDVLNDLYAKHGTYEESQVALSLAGEAGAKRIQQILSDLRKDAPKEIAGEPVVKSEDYKEEIIEENGEKKPLTGFVKSDVLKYYLEDGSWIAVRPSGTEPKCKFYYCVKGSDKADAHEKTEKFQQAMAELTGTAE, translated from the coding sequence ATGTCCATTGTTGAAGAACGCTATGAAAAATGGGTAAATCATCCGAACCTGGATCCCAGATACAAAGAGGTCCTGGCTGAGATGACCCCGGAAGAAAAGAACGATGCATTTTATACAACCATAGAATTTGGCACCGCCGGTATGCGCGGCCTTCTGGGACCCGGCACCAACCGGATCAACATCCACACGATCCGCAAAGCCACTCAGGGGTTTGCCGAATACATCAAGGAACATGGAGAAAAAGCCTGCGAAGAAGGAATCGCGATTGGCTACGACAACCGTCATATGTCCAGGGAGCTCGCATTTGACTGTGCCGACCTGCTGGCCAAAAACGGCATCAAGGCCTATGTTTTTAAATCCCTGCGTCCGACGCCGGAACTGTCTTTTGCAGTCCGTCACCTGGGCTGCTTTGGCGGAATCATGATCACAGCCAGCCACAATCCGAAGGAGTACAACGGATACAAGCTGTATGATTCCAAGGGCTGCCAGCTGGTCCCCGATCTGGCTGCACAGGTCATTGACAGAGTCAATGCGATTGACGACGAACTTGCCATTGAAACCAACATCACAGAAGACCAGAAGAAGCTTGTGCAGGTCATCGGCAAGGATGTGGACGAACCCTATTATGAGAATGTGCTGTCCATTCAGCTGAACCCGGATGTGGAAAAAGACATTACGATCGTATTCTCTCCAGAACACGGAACAGCCAATGTTCCTGTACGGGAGATCTACAAACGCACCGGATACCACGATATTCCTGTGGAAGAACAGTGCACTCCGGATCCCGACTTCTCGCAGACCCCGACTCCGAACCCGGAACAGCCGGGTGCCTATGAACTGGCCCTGAAATATGCCGCAGACAACGATGCCGATATCATTCTTGTCTGTGACCCGGATGCGGACCGTATGGGCGTAGGTGTAAAGCACGATGGAGAGTATGTGGTCATGACCGGAAACCAGTCCGGTGCAGTTCTGCTCGAATACATCCTTTCCCAGCTGCATGCCCAGGGCAAAATGCCGGACAACCCCGTGATGTTCAACACTGTTGTCACCAGTGATCTGGGAGAAAAAGTGGCAGCAGATCACGGCGTGGAGACAGAAAAGACCCTGACGGGCTTCAAGTTCATCGGCGAGAAAGTGGCCAAGTATGAGCAGACCCACGAGAAAAACTATGTCTTTGGCTACGAGGAATCCTATGGTTCCCTGATCAAGCCGTTTGTACGAGACAAGGATGCACCCCAGGCCTGCCTGATGCTGGCCGAAGCGGCTGCGTATTACAAGAAACAGGGCAAGGACCTGGTGGATGTCCTGAATGACCTGTATGCCAAACACGGTACCTATGAGGAATCCCAGGTGGCTCTGTCCCTGGCAGGTGAAGCCGGTGCAAAACGGATCCAGCAGATCCTTTCCGATCTGCGAAAAGACGCTCCGAAGGAAATCGCCGGAGAGCCTGTCGTGAAGAGCGAAGACTACAAGGAAGAAATCATCGAGGAAAACGGCGAGAAGAAACCGCTGACCGGCTTCGTGAAATCCGATGTGCTGAAGTACTACCTGGAAGACGGTTCCTGGATCGCGGTCCGTCCCTCCGGTACAGAGCCCAAGTGCAAGTTCTACTATTGCGTAAAGGGTTCGGACAAAGCAGATGCACATGAAAAGACAGAGAAATTCCAGCAGGCCATGGCTGAGCTGACGGGAACGGCGGAATAG
- a CDS encoding ISL3 family transposase, which translates to MLNAEKEFMVDFFGLEPGEIEDISYTRQSDKRPVLRVILTNDHDPCPDCGCPHPRVKEYIPKKIKYADGTGRDCILLYHARRFKCPACHRTYYEPSPFVQKKGKIADKVVFDILKDLKDYNQTFASVGRKYCVSATTVSNIFDAHVEIPRKKLPSLLCIDEVYAMKTQGSKYVCLLLDFEKQTPVDLLPNRWLPSLLEYMSLIPEEERLGVKAVCFDMYPAYRKMVKACFPNAIGVVDRFHVMQEFTRRLTKVRIRVMSRTRARRERLKEEMKAVESDFPRERYRDDPCWQRISADWQKTSDQYYVLKHFHWLLSKDEDLDIFDPGREGQYNRHFQKYMTLLQLREILLGIDPELEEAVRLKRVLTHMYESGTYDKAGEQLFNETYVAFRNSSIKEMNGFSRTMKEWRDEIFNSFNTVTVEYMVNRRSEYTIKSVRLHNGIIENRNKMIKCMKHNSYGFTNWVRFRNRVMYVLDPKATYSLEPRFGSKAVKKKKNK; encoded by the coding sequence GTGTTGAATGCAGAAAAAGAATTCATGGTGGACTTTTTCGGGCTGGAACCAGGGGAGATCGAGGACATCAGTTATACCAGACAGTCCGACAAACGTCCTGTACTGCGTGTCATTCTCACCAATGATCACGATCCATGCCCTGACTGCGGCTGCCCGCATCCCAGAGTGAAGGAATATATCCCAAAGAAGATCAAATATGCGGATGGAACTGGCAGGGACTGTATCCTGCTTTATCATGCCAGACGGTTCAAATGCCCAGCCTGCCACCGCACCTACTATGAGCCTTCTCCTTTCGTTCAGAAAAAGGGGAAGATCGCGGATAAAGTCGTATTCGACATATTGAAGGATCTCAAGGACTACAACCAGACCTTTGCTTCGGTAGGCCGCAAATACTGCGTTTCAGCCACCACGGTGTCCAATATCTTCGACGCCCATGTGGAGATCCCCAGGAAGAAGCTACCGTCACTCCTGTGCATAGACGAGGTCTATGCGATGAAGACCCAGGGAAGCAAGTATGTATGTCTGCTCCTTGATTTCGAAAAGCAGACACCTGTGGATCTGCTTCCAAACCGCTGGCTCCCTTCACTGCTTGAATATATGAGTCTGATCCCCGAGGAGGAAAGACTCGGAGTCAAAGCGGTCTGTTTCGATATGTACCCGGCTTACAGGAAAATGGTGAAAGCCTGCTTCCCCAACGCCATTGGCGTGGTGGACAGGTTCCATGTGATGCAGGAATTCACCCGCAGGCTGACAAAAGTCAGGATCCGGGTCATGAGCAGGACCAGAGCCAGGCGGGAAAGGCTGAAGGAAGAAATGAAGGCCGTGGAAAGCGACTTCCCAAGGGAAAGATACCGGGACGATCCGTGCTGGCAGAGGATATCCGCTGACTGGCAGAAAACCTCTGACCAGTATTATGTACTGAAGCATTTCCACTGGCTCCTCTCAAAAGATGAGGATCTGGATATCTTTGACCCAGGGAGAGAAGGACAATACAACCGACATTTTCAAAAATATATGACGCTCCTGCAGCTGCGGGAGATTCTTCTGGGTATCGACCCTGAACTGGAAGAAGCAGTGCGTTTGAAAAGGGTTTTGACTCACATGTATGAGTCGGGAACATATGATAAAGCAGGAGAACAGCTGTTCAACGAAACTTATGTAGCGTTCAGGAACAGTTCCATCAAAGAGATGAACGGATTCTCCAGAACGATGAAGGAATGGAGAGATGAGATCTTCAATTCCTTCAACACAGTGACTGTTGAATACATGGTCAACAGGAGGAGCGAATATACGATCAAAAGCGTAAGGCTCCACAACGGGATCATTGAGAACCGCAACAAAATGATCAAGTGCATGAAACACAATTCCTATGGCTTTACCAACTGGGTCAGGTTCAGGAATCGTGTAATGTATGTGCTCGATCCAAAAGCGACATATTCTCTGGAGCCCAGGTTCGGCAGTAAGGCTGTGAAAAAGAAGAAAAACAAGTAG